The following are encoded in a window of Arthrobacter sp. OAP107 genomic DNA:
- a CDS encoding 5-dehydro-4-deoxyglucarate dehydratase — translation MKLDGVLFFPVTPFGADGAVDVEVLKEHIASRLAHRPGGVFPACGTGEFHALSIDEVRTVVTAAVETVNGQVPVIAGAGGPLGHALAAARAAEEAGADALLVLPPYLVTGPADGVAAYVEAVAGASSLPVIVYHRGTARFTAKAITQLTGNPKVIGFKDGIGDVGLAQEIVSAVKASGRDDFMLFNGLLTAELTQGAYRGLGIPLYSSAAFAMAPEIATAYYDAYTSGDEERRQALLEGFYTPLVRLRDQTPGFGVSLIKAGLRLNGLAVGPVRPPLVDPDEDQLVELKAILAKGHELAGR, via the coding sequence ATGAAACTCGACGGCGTGCTCTTCTTTCCCGTCACCCCCTTCGGCGCCGACGGCGCAGTGGACGTTGAGGTCCTGAAGGAACACATCGCCTCGCGCCTGGCGCACCGCCCCGGCGGGGTATTCCCGGCGTGCGGTACCGGCGAATTCCATGCCCTGAGCATCGACGAGGTGCGCACCGTGGTGACTGCCGCCGTCGAAACCGTCAACGGCCAGGTGCCCGTCATCGCCGGCGCCGGCGGCCCCCTGGGGCACGCGCTCGCCGCCGCCCGGGCGGCCGAGGAGGCGGGCGCCGACGCCCTGCTGGTCCTGCCGCCGTACCTGGTCACCGGCCCAGCCGACGGCGTGGCGGCCTACGTCGAGGCGGTGGCCGGCGCGAGCAGCCTGCCGGTCATCGTGTACCACCGCGGCACGGCCAGGTTCACGGCAAAGGCCATTACGCAGCTCACGGGCAACCCCAAGGTCATCGGCTTCAAGGACGGCATCGGGGACGTTGGCCTGGCCCAGGAGATCGTCTCCGCCGTCAAAGCCAGCGGCCGCGACGACTTCATGCTCTTCAACGGCCTCCTGACCGCCGAACTGACCCAGGGAGCGTACCGCGGGCTGGGCATCCCGCTGTACTCCTCGGCGGCCTTCGCCATGGCCCCGGAAATCGCCACCGCCTACTATGACGCCTACACGAGCGGCGATGAGGAGCGCCGACAGGCCCTGCTCGAGGGCTTCTACACGCCCCTCGTGCGCCTGCGCGACCAGACGCCGGGCTTCGGCGTCTCCCTGATCAAGGCGGGCCTGCGCCTCAACGGCCTGGCCGTCGGACCGGTCCGGCCCCCGCTGGTTGACCCCGACGAGGACCAGCTCGTGGAGCTCAAGGCGATCCTGGCCAAGGGCCACGAGCTGGCCGGCCGCTGA
- a CDS encoding NAD(P)-dependent oxidoreductase: MSRILVTGGAGRLGRSVVAGLAKAGHDVVSADRDAVPDGTFPAGVEQETADLLGPGEALRLLERTAPDAVIHLAAIAVPFSAPEDVIFSTNTRLAFAVVSAASELGIGKIITASSPTVLGYGSPAGWLPECFPVDEATTPRPWNAYALSKLIAEQTVQMFAAAQGDRIRYAAFRPCYVISPEEWAGAPTQQGHTVRERLADPALSAAALFNYVDARDVADFLDVLLRNMDSIPNGETFFVGAADALATEPLAALLPRFVPGSEALAAGLTDSSPAFSIDKAKRLLGWEPQRTWRTELGQADLVGAATGFTTTAPATPGSQETK, translated from the coding sequence ATGAGCAGAATTCTTGTCACCGGCGGCGCCGGACGCCTGGGGCGCAGCGTGGTCGCCGGCCTCGCCAAGGCGGGCCACGACGTGGTCTCGGCGGACCGGGACGCCGTCCCGGACGGCACGTTCCCGGCCGGCGTCGAACAGGAGACGGCGGACCTGCTGGGCCCCGGCGAGGCGTTGCGCCTCCTGGAACGCACAGCGCCCGACGCCGTCATCCACCTCGCTGCTATCGCCGTGCCTTTCAGCGCGCCTGAGGACGTTATTTTCAGCACCAACACGCGGCTCGCCTTCGCGGTGGTCAGTGCGGCCAGCGAACTCGGGATCGGGAAGATCATCACGGCCAGCAGCCCCACCGTCCTGGGTTACGGCTCGCCCGCCGGCTGGCTGCCGGAGTGCTTCCCGGTGGACGAAGCCACCACGCCCCGCCCGTGGAACGCGTATGCGCTGTCCAAACTGATTGCCGAGCAGACGGTGCAGATGTTCGCCGCAGCGCAGGGGGACCGTATCCGCTATGCGGCCTTCCGGCCCTGCTACGTGATCTCGCCGGAGGAATGGGCGGGCGCTCCCACCCAGCAGGGGCACACCGTTCGCGAGCGGCTCGCCGACCCTGCCCTGTCCGCGGCGGCACTCTTCAACTACGTGGACGCCCGGGACGTGGCCGACTTCCTGGACGTGTTGCTGCGGAACATGGACTCCATCCCCAACGGCGAGACGTTCTTCGTGGGCGCCGCGGATGCGCTGGCCACCGAACCGCTGGCCGCGCTTCTGCCCAGGTTCGTTCCCGGCAGCGAAGCGCTCGCCGCCGGGCTCACGGACAGCAGCCCCGCCTTTTCCATCGACAAAGCCAAGCGGCTGCTCGGCTGGGAACCCCAACGCACCTGGCGCACCGAACTCGGCCAGGCGGATCTCGTTGGCGCCGCCACGGGATTCACCACCACAGCACCTGCCACACCCGGATCACAGGAGACCAAATGA